Proteins from one Ananas comosus cultivar F153 linkage group 5, ASM154086v1, whole genome shotgun sequence genomic window:
- the LOC109710902 gene encoding auxin response factor 17-like — protein sequence MAAPAGPAAGEPRSVDPQLWMACAGAAARVPAVGRDVYYVPEGHCEQCPRAPDLGGVGYDALVLCRVVGVRYLANPHTDEVFAVIALEPGRLLPPRSAPGGGSAAGGGGGGGRVVSFAKMLTPSDANNGGGFSVPRYCADSIFPRLDMSKDPPVQYLSIRDVHGGRWEFRHIYRGTPRRHLLTTGWSIFVNAKKLVAGDVVVFARNEAKELFVGIRRAYRSFPKPSPATFPHREIEDEPEPENVEGFSRCVKGRVPPSTVVEAVRLAKLGRPFEVMYYPKAGAAEFVVPKEVVDASLMVNWSAGIRVRMPVETEDSSRMTWFQGTVEEIMAKDMGPGTQSPWRMLKIDWDEKEALKDVKKNVKHVSPWDVELVIDAPQMQAPFPPLKKLKMLGQESPEFFGNKDGNMVSLLGLKNQNRGVLFTPLLNYTTSPAGMQGARHDLIFLPGLSTPSSITLKDSSPQNQGSILDSKAEPFKAPASGPREDNEEQVEFSFRLFGQLLKCKRSGEDELDNKYTKEREEVLSLGIVTL from the exons ATGGCGGCTCCGGCGGGGCCAGCGGCGGGGGAGCCCCGATCGGTGGATCCGCAGCTGTGGATGGCGTGCGCGGGCGCGGCGGCGAGGGTTCCGGCCGTGGGGAGAGACGTCTACTACGTCCCCGAGGGCCACTGCGAGCAGTGCCCCCGCGCCCCCGACTTAGGCGGCGTCGGGTACGACGCCCTCGTCCTCTGCCGCGTCGTCGGCGTCCGCTACCTCGCCAACCCCCACACCGACGAGGTCTTCGCCGTGATCGCGCTCGAGCCCGGGCGCCTCCTCCCCCCGCGATCGGCGCCGGGCGGCGGATCGGCCGcaggaggaggtggcggagggGGGAGGGTGGTGTCGTTCGCGAAGATGCTCACCCCGAGCGACGCCAACAATGGCGGAGGGTTCTCCGTCCCCAGGTACTGCGCCGACTCCATCTTCCCCCGGCTCGACATGAGCAAAGACCCCCCGGTGCAGTACCTCTCCATCCGCGACGTCCACGGCGGGCGCTGGGAGTTCCGCCACATCTACCGCGGCACGCCGCGCCGCCACCTCCTCACCACCGGGTGGAGCATCTTCGTCAACGCGAAGAAGCTCGTCGCCGGCGACGTCGTCGTCTTCGCCCGCAACGAGGCCAAGGAGCTCTTCGTCGGCATCCGCCGCGCCTACCGCTCCTTCCCCAAGCCCAGCCCCGCCACCTTCCCCCACCGCGAGATCGAGGATGAGCCCGAGCCGGAGAATGTGGAGGGGTTCTCGCGGTGCGTCAAGGGCCGGGTGCCCCCGTCGACGGTGGTGGAGGCGGTGAGGCTGGCGAAGCTCGGGCGTCCGTTCGAGGTGATGTATTACCCGAAGGCCGGAGCGGCGGAGTTCGTGGTGCCGAAGGAGGTGGTGGACGCGTCGCTGATGGTGAATTGGAGTGCTGGGATTAGGGTTAGGATGCCGGTGGAGACGGAGGACTCGTCGAGGATGACGTGGTTTCAGGGGACGGTGGAGGAGATCATGGCCAAGGATATGGGGCCAGGGACCCAGTCACCATGGCGTATGCTTAAG ATTGATTGGGACGAAAAAGAGGCTCTAAAAGATGTCAAAAAAAATGTTAAGCATGTAAGTCCTTGGGATGTGGAATTAGTCATTGACGCCCCTCAGATGCAAGCGCCATTTCCTCCTTTGAAGAAACTAAAGATGCTAGGCCAAGAGAGCCCAGAGTTTTTCGGCAACAAGGACGGCAACATGGTTTCCCTCTTAGGACTAAAGAACCAAAACAGGGGGGTTCTGTTTACTCCACTGCTCAACTACACTACATCTCCTGCTGGCATGCAGGGAGCCAGGCATGACCTAATCTTCCTACCCGGTTTATCCACGCCCTCATCCATTACG CTGAAGGACTCATCCCCGCAAAATCAAGGAAGCATCTTGGACTCTAAGGCTGAACCATTTAAAGCTCCGGCTTCTGGTCCAAGGGAAGATAATGAAGAGCAGGTTGAATTCTCTTTCCGGTTGTTTGGGCAGTTACTTAAATGTAAGCGGTCGGGTGAGGATGAGCTTGATAATAAAtacacaaaagagagagaggaagtgcTCTCACTAGGCATAGTTACTCTTTAG